The Pseudomonadota bacterium region GGCGCCGGATCTCGGCTTCGCGATCTTCCCGCTCACCGAGTTTGACGCGCAGGATTTCGAGCGCGTTGAACACGCTGTCGAACTCTTCCTCGACGTGGTGTTGCTGCTGGAAGGCGGACAGGTCGCCGGCCGCGAGTCGGTCCAGCACACGGCGTGAGGATTCGATGGGCTTCATCAGCCGCCGGCTCAACAGCACGCCGCTCACCAACAACAACAGGGTGGTGACCGACAGCGTGATCTTGACCGAGCGGGCCGCCGCCTCGATGGATGCAAAGGCGCTCTGGTGCGGGGTGGTCAGCATCACGGTCCAGCCCGAGATCCGCTCGCTCGATTGGTCGTCGTATTGCAGTGTGCGGCTGGCGGCGATGCCGTAGATCGGCCTGTCGCCCGACAACGCGGCGACGGGCGGACGCTTCTCGTGATTGGCGAGCAGCACTTCGCTGGTCGCCGCATCGACCAGCGGCGGATTGCGTGTCACCGGGTTGGGCCGCTTGTCGTCGTAGATGACGTGCTGCGTCTGGTCGATGACCGTAACGGCGATATGGTGCTTGTGCACGCTGTCCCACGATGCCTTGGTGTCGGCAATGACGGCCACCACGCGCTCGAAATCCATGACCCGTGCGACCACGCCCAGCGCTTGCCCGTCAGCGCCCGTCACCGCGCGCGCGATGACCATGCCGAGACGCTCGGCGCCGGCGGCGCCGGGCAGCAGGTGGCGCTCGGGGCCGGCGAGAATGCTCGCGCCGCTGGTGCGCAGCGCTTCGAGGTACCAGGATTTGCGCGCAATGGCGGCGCTGTCGAGACCATCATTGGCATCGCTTTCGAGTCCGGCGCTGGCCAGCACCTCGCCGCTCGGAGCCAAAAGCAAGAGGGCATCGTGGCTGCCTTCGCCCTGCATGCGTGCCTTCATTTCGCTGGAGAAATGCCAGCGTAAATGCGGCGTGTCGCCACCGTCGGCGAGCGCCGCGAGCGACAGCGCCAGGGCGTCCAGGTCGCGCCGCTCCCCCAGCAGGGTATGGTCTATATCGTCGAGCAGGTTACGCGCGCCGACGTCGAAGTAAGCCTGCGTCTCGGCACTGTAGATGTCACCGAGGTCGCGATAGGTGTAGAGGACGAGCATGCCCGGCACGAGGCCGAAGGCACACAGGGCAAGGACGATGCGTGTTCTCAAGTTCATGCCCGCTTAGCGGCAAATCACCACCTTTCTTGATGAAATCGGCGCCGTGCCGCTCAAGCCCGGCGGCGTGCTGCCGCTAGTGCCTGGTTGACGTTGCGCGCGCACGGGCCGGGCGCGACCACGAATCGACCATCAAAGAGGCGCTGCATGAACTCCACTCCCCGCATCCTGGCTATCGACGACGAACCCTTGTTTCTCGAAATCATCAGCGAATTGCTCGACGACAGCGGTTACGAGGTAGAAACGGAGGAATGCAGTCTCACCGCCTGGCAGCGTCTCAAGGCCGCGCCGCATGCCTTCGATATCCTGCTGCTCGACTGGCAGATGCCGGAGTTGAACGGCTTGGAGCTGCTGCGCCGAATCAAGGCCGACGACGAGCTCAAGCACCTGGCGGTGGTGATGCAGACCGCGCTGTCGGACAAGGCCCATGTCGCCGAGGGCTTGTCGGCCGGCGCGTTCTACTACCTCGTCAAGCCCTTCGAGCAGCAGGAACTGCGCGCCATCGTCGACGCGGCAGTGGCCGACCTGCGCCGCGAGCATGAACTCACCAGCCGTCTCGAAGCCGATCGCCGTGCGCTCGGCGCCTTGCATCACGCCGAGTTCCGCATCCGCACCATGGAAGAGGCGCGTGAACTCGGCATTTTCATCGCCAATACCTGTCCGGAATCGCAGCGCGTGGTGCTGGGCCTGACGGAATTGCTGGTCAATGCCGTCGAGCATGGCAACCTGGAGCTGAGCTACGAGGACAAGAGCCGGCTGATGGAAGCCGGACGTCTGCATGACGAGATCGCCCAGCGCCTGCGCGACCCGCGCTATGCGGCGCGCGCGGTCGCCATCGACTATCGGCGCCGCGAGGACAGCGTCGAGATCACCATCACCGATGAGGGCCCGGGCTTCGACTGGCATCGTTATCTCGATTTCGATCCCGAGCGTGCATTCCATTCCCACGGCCGCGGCATTGCGATGGCGCGCAAGCTGAGCTTCGACCATCTCGACTATCGCGGCCGCGGTAACGAAGTGTTCGTTTCGATGCAGTTCGCCAAGCCGCAGGGCGCGACGACGGCCGCCATCGCCGCCTGAGGGCATCACGCCCGGCGCCTGAACGACTCGCGGGTGGCCGTACCCCGCGCCTAGAATGCCTGACGCGCGCGGAACGTCCGCGCGTGCCCTGCAAGGCGCGAGGAGATGGCCGTGCACAGCGAGCAGTCCGACAATTTCAGCCGTTTCGCGCTGGGAGAGCCCTTGCCGTCGTGGTCGGTGACGGCGGTCAACGACGCGGTCGACAGCGGCAATCCCATCCACGATGACAGCGCTGCGCAGGCCTATGGCTTCGGCGCCGGCCTGGTGCCCGGCGTCACCACCTACGGCTACCTGCTGCATCCGCTGCTGGCGACCTTCGGCCTCGACTTCCTGCGTCGCGGTGCCAGCGACATCCGCCTGCGCAGTCCCATCCATGCCGGCGAGCAACTCGAGGTTGCGGCCAGCCTCAGTGCCGCGTCGCCGAGTGCCGTGAGTATCACCCTCGAAGTCACCAATCGCCGCGGCCAGCAGTGCGCGCTCGGTGTCGCGCATCTGCCGGCGCCGTCCGCCATCGACCGCGCGCCACCCGAGCACGCACGTCTGCCGATGCCGCGTCGCGCGGCCACGCCCGCGGCACTGCGCGCCGAGCCCTTGCTCGGCACGCTGGAGGTTGTGCAGTCACGCGGGGAAGCGGCGGACTTTGCGCGTGCCGCCATGGACGAGCTGGCCTGCTACGACGACATCGTGCATCCGGCCTGGCTGCTGCGGCAGGCCAATATCCTGGTCGACCGCAGCGTCGCGGTCGGCGCTTGGGTGCATACCGCCAGCCAGGTGCGGCACCTCGGCACCGCGCAGCCCGGCGAACTCATCACGGTACGCGGGCAGGTGGTGGCGCTGTACGAGCGCAAGGGCCATGACTACGCCGACATCGATATCCATATCGAAGGCAGGCAGCCACTGATGCGCGTGCTGCACACGGCTATTTACCGCCTGGCGGATTCCTCGCGGCCCTGATTTCGCCGCGGCGCTGTTCGGCCGCGGCGTCGCGTGTCGACGCAAGCAACGTCGGCGCGTGGGGCTTGACCTCGTCGCTGATTCCCCGCCGAATAGGCGCCCCGAATCCACAAGGACAGAACCGTGCCCGCAGGCAGCCTGTTGGCTTTGCTCGACGACATCACGACGGTG contains the following coding sequences:
- a CDS encoding response regulator translates to MNSTPRILAIDDEPLFLEIISELLDDSGYEVETEECSLTAWQRLKAAPHAFDILLLDWQMPELNGLELLRRIKADDELKHLAVVMQTALSDKAHVAEGLSAGAFYYLVKPFEQQELRAIVDAAVADLRREHELTSRLEADRRALGALHHAEFRIRTMEEARELGIFIANTCPESQRVVLGLTELLVNAVEHGNLELSYEDKSRLMEAGRLHDEIAQRLRDPRYAARAVAIDYRRREDSVEITITDEGPGFDWHRYLDFDPERAFHSHGRGIAMARKLSFDHLDYRGRGNEVFVSMQFAKPQGATTAAIAA